One genomic window of Motacilla alba alba isolate MOTALB_02 chromosome 1, Motacilla_alba_V1.0_pri, whole genome shotgun sequence includes the following:
- the LOC119702412 gene encoding uncharacterized protein LOC119702412 codes for MQDSPSSTRRSDILNFIGPRVCSAITPEGQLVWWYMPRELFSAEPVYLKKQPPSSMDQLSHTSDLRLKRGASAGTDRTALGLGGIAGEGVPLQTGAEPCGYKAWGSSPAGLFSTTTPPLTWQHGQALPECRQLNPEVPECGSDLPMGPRLLLVLVLLQAVWKGALGKSHSLHTRGIIELAGAITCGTGRSPLAYIGYGCYCGLGGRGWPKDKTDWCCHRHDCCYDTAEKEGCNPKVQRYQWECEQNTVRCDNLTDRCEKMVCLCDQEAAKCWGAAPYNPHFILWPDFLCGQTHPTCHVRYGGPE; via the exons ATGCAAGACAGCCCATCTTCTACAAGAAGATCTGATATTTTGAACTTCATTGG TCCAAGAGTATGCAGTGCCATCACCCCTGAGGGCCAGCTGGTTTGGTGGTACATGCCAAGGGAACTGTTTTCAGCAGAGCCAGTTTATCTGAAGAAACAGCCCCCCAGCAGTATGGATCAGTTGTCTCACACAAGTGACCTGAGGCTCAAA CGAGGAGCCTCTGCGGGGACGGACCGGACCGCGCTGGGGCTCGGGGGCATCGCAGGAGAGGGTGTTCCGCTTCAAACGGGCGCAGAGCCATGTGGATATAAAGCCTGGGGCAGCAGCCCGGCAGGGTTGTTTAGCACAACCACACCTCCACTCACTTGGCAGCACGGCCAGGCACTGCCGGAGTGCCGGCAGCTGAACCCCGAAGTACCCGAGTGCGGGAGCGATCTGCCGATGGGCCCCCGCCTGCTGCTGGTTCTGGTGCTGCTTCAGGCAG TTTGGAAAGGTGCTCTGGGAAAGTCCCATTCACTGCACACTCGAGGAATCATTGAACTGGCTGGAGCCATAACGTGTGGCACGGGACGGAGTCCCTTGGCATATATTGGCTATGGGTGCTACTGCGGACTGGGAGGACGAGGTTGGCCTAAAGATAAAACAGACTG GTGCTGCCACAGGCATGACTGCTGCTATGACACGGCAGAGAAGGAAGGCTGCAACCCCAAGGTGCAGCGCTACCAGTGGGAGTGTGAGCAGAACACTGTACGGTGCG ataACCTGACAGACCGATGTGAAAAAATGGTGTGCCTGTGTGACCAAGAAGCAGCCaagtgctggggagcagccccatACAATCCTCACTTCATCCTCTGGCCAGACTTTTTATGTGGACAGACTCATCCCACCTGCCATGTCAGATATGGAGGGCCAGAATAG